One Sphaerisporangium krabiense DNA segment encodes these proteins:
- a CDS encoding ABC transporter substrate-binding protein, with amino-acid sequence MKVRGLRGMTAALAAVAVTALAAACGGGGDTTTASGGAGGGGTTKTELRLGFFPNITHSTALVGVKKGFFTKALGDNVTLKTATFNAGPAATEAIFSDAIDATYIGPNPAINAWSKSKGQAIKIVAGAASGGVYLVVKPEINSVQDLKGKKIATPQLGNTQDVALRYWLQEKGLKTDTKGGGDVSILPQENAQTLQTFATGDIDGAWVPEPFASRLIQESKGKILVNEADLWPNKQFVITHLIVRQQFLKEHPDIVKKLIEGHVEATAYIKSDPAGAKEAINAELQDLSGKPLKNEVLESAFQNITFTNDPIASSLIGSADHAQKVGLLDPVDLNGIYDLTILNQVLAAKGEQAVSDK; translated from the coding sequence ATGAAGGTGCGCGGGCTCCGGGGGATGACGGCGGCGCTGGCCGCGGTCGCGGTGACCGCCCTCGCGGCGGCCTGCGGCGGCGGTGGCGACACCACAACCGCCTCCGGCGGTGCCGGCGGGGGCGGCACGACCAAGACCGAGCTGCGGCTCGGGTTCTTTCCCAACATCACCCACTCGACCGCCCTCGTCGGCGTCAAGAAGGGCTTCTTCACCAAGGCCCTCGGCGACAACGTGACGCTGAAGACCGCCACCTTCAACGCCGGCCCCGCCGCGACCGAGGCGATCTTCTCGGACGCCATCGACGCGACCTATATCGGCCCCAACCCGGCCATCAACGCCTGGTCCAAGTCCAAGGGCCAGGCCATCAAGATCGTCGCAGGCGCCGCGTCCGGCGGCGTGTACCTCGTGGTCAAGCCCGAGATCAACTCGGTCCAGGACCTCAAGGGCAAGAAGATCGCGACGCCGCAGCTCGGCAACACCCAGGACGTCGCGCTGCGCTACTGGCTGCAGGAGAAGGGCCTCAAGACCGACACCAAGGGCGGCGGCGACGTCTCCATCCTCCCGCAGGAGAACGCCCAGACCCTGCAGACCTTCGCGACCGGCGACATCGACGGCGCCTGGGTGCCCGAGCCGTTCGCCAGCCGCCTGATCCAGGAGAGCAAGGGCAAGATCCTGGTCAACGAGGCCGACCTGTGGCCCAACAAGCAGTTCGTCATCACCCACCTGATCGTCAGGCAGCAGTTCCTCAAGGAGCACCCCGACATCGTCAAGAAGCTGATCGAGGGGCACGTCGAGGCGACCGCCTACATCAAGTCCGACCCGGCGGGCGCCAAGGAGGCGATCAACGCCGAGCTTCAGGACCTCTCCGGCAAGCCGCTGAAGAACGAGGTCCTGGAGAGCGCCTTCCAGAACATCACCTTCACCAACGACCCCATCGCGTCCTCCCTGATCGGCAGCGCGGACCACGCGCAGAAGGTCGGGCTGCTCGACCCGGTGGACCTCAACGGCATCTACGACCTCACGATCCTGAACCAGGTGCTCGCCGCCAAGGGGGAGCAGGCGGTGAGCGACAAGTGA
- a CDS encoding cytochrome P450, translating to MSDLPQLPFPRRTRLEISPKFRELRATAPIIRVRTTTGDEAWFAMSYDVVRTLLGDDRFGRTHPDPENAPRVSHAVIAGVPRGGFETEKADHERMRKLLTPAFSARRMRLLSGHVQDIVDELLDELAAKKPPADLHAHLSVPLPALVISELLGVPRQDRERFGVLAEAMTDMSASGKAHAALEELSGYIHELMVDKRRHPAEDVFSDLATMEADDQEIAELGAMLLFAGHETTVNRIDHGVAYLLTNPDQRDALAADPSLVPAAVEEILRMSAPSDLGVTRWARTDVEIGGVTIRRGDAVIVGTMAANRDEGVFQEPDRFDVHRHGEEPHLAFAHGMHYCIGASLARVELRSVFGTLFRRFPALELAVPLERIPVRTDRATGGFAEMPVVW from the coding sequence GTGTCCGATCTGCCCCAGCTGCCGTTCCCGCGGCGCACCCGGCTGGAGATTTCGCCGAAGTTCCGCGAGCTGCGGGCCACCGCGCCGATCATCCGCGTGCGCACGACCACGGGCGACGAGGCGTGGTTCGCGATGAGCTACGACGTGGTGCGGACGCTGCTGGGAGACGACCGGTTCGGGCGCACCCATCCGGATCCGGAGAACGCCCCCCGCGTGTCCCACGCGGTGATCGCGGGCGTGCCGCGCGGCGGTTTCGAGACCGAGAAGGCCGACCACGAGCGGATGCGCAAGCTGCTCACGCCCGCCTTCTCGGCGCGGCGCATGAGGCTGCTGAGCGGCCACGTCCAGGACATCGTGGACGAGCTCCTCGACGAGCTCGCCGCCAAGAAGCCTCCCGCCGACCTGCACGCGCACCTGTCCGTGCCCCTGCCCGCGCTGGTGATCTCCGAGCTGCTCGGCGTGCCCCGCCAGGACCGCGAGCGCTTCGGCGTGCTGGCCGAGGCGATGACCGACATGTCGGCATCAGGAAAGGCGCACGCGGCGCTGGAGGAGCTGAGCGGCTACATCCACGAGCTCATGGTCGACAAGCGCCGCCACCCGGCCGAGGACGTGTTCTCCGACCTGGCGACGATGGAGGCCGACGACCAGGAGATCGCCGAGCTGGGCGCGATGCTGCTGTTCGCCGGCCACGAGACCACGGTGAACCGCATCGACCACGGCGTGGCGTACCTGCTCACCAACCCCGACCAGCGGGACGCGCTGGCCGCCGACCCCTCCCTCGTGCCGGCGGCCGTCGAGGAGATCCTGCGCATGTCGGCGCCGTCCGACCTGGGCGTGACCCGGTGGGCGCGGACGGACGTCGAGATCGGCGGCGTCACGATCCGCAGGGGCGACGCGGTGATCGTCGGCACCATGGCCGCCAACCGCGACGAGGGCGTCTTCCAGGAGCCGGACCGGTTCGACGTCCACCGGCACGGCGAGGAACCGCACCTGGCCTTCGCGCACGGCATGCACTACTGCATCGGGGCCAGCCTCGCGCGGGTGGAGCTGCGCAGCGTGTTCGGCACGCTGTTCCGGCGGTTCCCTGCCCTGGAGCTGGCGGTGCCGCTGGAGAGGATCCCGGTCAGGACCGACCGCGCGACCGGCGGCTTCGCGGAGATGCCCGTCGTCTGGTGA
- the gndA gene encoding NADP-dependent phosphogluconate dehydrogenase encodes MTTERAVIGVTGLGVMGRNLARNFARHGYPVAVHNRTEAKTKALIEQFGAEGEFLPAETPEAFVASLARPRKIVIMVKAGASTDAVIEEFAPLLEPGDILVDGGNAHFADTRRREKALRERGVHFVGTGISGGEQGALEGPSIMPGGSREAYEHLGPILEDIAAKVDGVPCCAYVGPDGAGHFVKMVHNGIEYADMQLIAEAYDTLRQGAGMSPAQIAEVFRVWNTGRLESYLIEITTVVLSHRDAATGKPFVDVVLDQAEQKGTGRWTVQTALDLGVPVSGIAEAVFARSLSGHAGMREEARVLPGPSGDGLESSFADDVEQALYASKVVAYAQGFNEIQAGSAEYGWDIDLGAMATIWRGGCIIRARFLDRIRAAYEADPGVPTLLADASFADELSRAQRAWRDVTVAAARRGVPAPGFSSSLAYYDALRAERLPAALIQGLRDYFGAHTYRRVDRDGVYHTWWELPGQPETRVDV; translated from the coding sequence ATGACGACAGAGCGCGCGGTCATCGGAGTCACCGGACTCGGTGTCATGGGCCGGAACCTTGCGCGGAACTTCGCCAGGCACGGCTACCCGGTGGCCGTGCACAACCGGACGGAGGCCAAGACCAAGGCGCTGATCGAGCAGTTCGGCGCCGAGGGCGAGTTCCTGCCCGCCGAGACGCCCGAGGCCTTCGTCGCCTCGCTGGCCCGCCCCCGCAAGATCGTGATCATGGTCAAGGCGGGGGCCTCGACGGACGCGGTGATCGAGGAGTTCGCGCCCCTGCTGGAGCCCGGCGACATCCTGGTGGACGGCGGCAACGCCCACTTCGCCGACACGCGCCGCCGCGAGAAGGCGCTGCGGGAGCGCGGCGTCCACTTCGTCGGCACGGGCATCTCGGGCGGAGAGCAGGGCGCCCTGGAGGGCCCGAGCATCATGCCGGGCGGGTCGCGCGAGGCGTACGAGCACCTCGGGCCGATCCTGGAGGACATCGCGGCGAAGGTCGACGGGGTGCCGTGCTGTGCTTACGTTGGACCGGACGGTGCCGGACATTTCGTGAAAATGGTGCACAACGGCATCGAGTACGCCGACATGCAGCTCATCGCCGAGGCCTACGACACCCTGCGCCAGGGCGCCGGCATGTCCCCGGCGCAGATCGCCGAGGTGTTCCGCGTCTGGAACACCGGCCGCCTGGAGTCGTACCTCATCGAGATCACCACGGTGGTGCTCTCGCACCGGGACGCGGCCACCGGTAAGCCGTTCGTCGACGTCGTGCTCGACCAGGCCGAACAGAAGGGCACGGGCCGCTGGACGGTCCAGACCGCGCTCGACCTCGGCGTGCCGGTCAGCGGCATCGCCGAGGCCGTCTTCGCCCGCTCCCTGTCCGGCCACGCCGGGATGCGCGAGGAGGCGCGCGTCCTGCCCGGCCCGTCCGGCGACGGCCTGGAGTCGTCCTTCGCCGACGACGTCGAGCAGGCCCTGTACGCCTCCAAGGTGGTGGCCTACGCCCAGGGCTTCAACGAGATCCAGGCCGGCAGCGCCGAGTACGGGTGGGACATCGATCTCGGCGCGATGGCGACGATCTGGCGCGGCGGGTGCATCATCAGGGCCCGCTTCCTGGACCGGATCCGCGCCGCCTACGAGGCCGACCCCGGCGTGCCCACCCTGCTGGCGGACGCGTCGTTCGCGGACGAGCTGTCGCGGGCCCAGCGGGCCTGGCGGGACGTCACCGTCGCCGCCGCCCGCCGTGGCGTCCCGGCGCCGGGTTTCTCCAGCTCGCTGGCCTACTACGACGCCCTGCGCGCCGAGCGCCTGCCCGCCGCGCTGATCCAGGGCCTGCGCGACTACTTCGGCGCGCACACCTATCGGAGGGTCGATCGCGACGGCGTCTACCACACCTGGTGGGAGCTGCCCGGGCAGCCGGAGACCCGCGTGGACGTCTGA
- a CDS encoding cytochrome P450, whose product MRPRDAGRAMAAERRLYLAAHPVAYPLVRLLARFGPVVRVPGLGVVVNDAATARAVLTDPRFRKDGPGSPGDLWTPVLGPSVLLNMEGEAHAALRRRLAPLFTPAHVTALVDDVLAGPLRDLSERLARGATVDLVDEMRLMAGAVICRLIGMREVPAREARSLFADGERVASMISLRSRRLTDRQVAVARRVLDRVGAIAVDAYAKGDAATVMGRMRALGLSEAEARGAAGAFFLTGTETVATFVPRLVALLHDSGTPVEAPEDLDRVVEEAMRVTTPTPVMLRSVAAPARVGRVRVRPGDRVVIATHNCARAYGPFDPAAEHPAELRRLWFGAGPHFCVGHPLAMAEIRAVAGTVLAHRPRVVGREVARGVLIPTYRHLWITCG is encoded by the coding sequence GTGAGGCCCCGTGACGCGGGGCGGGCGATGGCCGCCGAGCGGCGGCTCTACCTGGCCGCCCATCCGGTCGCCTATCCCCTGGTCCGCCTGCTCGCCCGGTTCGGCCCGGTGGTGCGGGTGCCGGGGCTCGGGGTGGTGGTGAACGACGCCGCGACCGCCCGCGCGGTGCTGACCGACCCGCGGTTCCGCAAGGACGGGCCCGGCTCACCCGGCGACCTGTGGACGCCCGTGCTCGGGCCGTCGGTGCTGCTCAACATGGAGGGCGAGGCGCACGCGGCGCTGCGGCGCAGGCTCGCCCCGCTGTTCACGCCCGCGCACGTCACGGCGCTGGTGGACGACGTGCTGGCCGGGCCGCTGCGCGACCTGTCGGAGCGGCTGGCGCGCGGCGCGACCGTGGACCTGGTGGACGAGATGCGGCTGATGGCGGGGGCGGTGATCTGCCGGCTGATCGGCATGCGCGAGGTGCCGGCACGGGAGGCGCGGTCGCTGTTCGCCGACGGGGAGCGGGTCGCGTCCATGATCTCACTGCGCTCCCGGCGGCTGACGGACCGGCAGGTCGCCGTGGCGCGCCGGGTGCTGGACCGGGTCGGCGCCATCGCGGTGGACGCCTACGCGAAGGGCGACGCGGCGACGGTGATGGGGCGCATGCGGGCGCTCGGGCTGTCGGAGGCCGAGGCGCGCGGCGCGGCGGGCGCGTTCTTCCTGACCGGCACCGAGACCGTCGCGACGTTCGTCCCGAGGCTGGTCGCCCTGCTGCACGACTCCGGCACGCCGGTCGAGGCGCCGGAGGACCTGGACCGGGTCGTCGAGGAGGCCATGCGGGTGACGACGCCGACGCCGGTCATGCTGCGCTCGGTGGCGGCGCCCGCCCGGGTGGGACGGGTCCGGGTGCGCCCCGGGGACCGCGTGGTGATCGCCACGCACAACTGCGCCCGCGCCTACGGCCCGTTCGACCCGGCGGCCGAGCACCCGGCCGAGCTGCGGCGGCTCTGGTTCGGGGCGGGGCCGCACTTCTGCGTCGGCCATCCGCTGGCGATGGCGGAGATCCGGGCCGTGGCCGGGACGGTGCTGGCCCACCGGCCGCGAGTGGTCGGCCGTGAGGTGGCCCGGGGCGTGCTCATCCCCACCTATCGACACCTGTGGATAACTTGTGGATAA
- a CDS encoding glycosyltransferase family A protein has product MDLWVIVPAYDEAKGIEATLRALEDQDDRAFTLVVVDNMSTDGTAEVVRAYAAGSSLTIEIVTERRKGTGAASDTGMRHAIARGATHLLRTDADCLPRRDWVRAMKRGFADGLEMVGGLLRPRTDEFRLKFWERWLLPSVVEAAALFGRLRPSNRGAYLGPYVMMPGATVGITAALYERAGGFPRTAIEEVHEDRALVNRVRAITRAYGTRRDVVVYGSVRRLRAYGLAGTLAWYADHHYRPEVVDVR; this is encoded by the coding sequence ATGGACCTCTGGGTGATCGTCCCCGCCTACGACGAGGCGAAGGGGATCGAGGCGACGCTGCGCGCGCTCGAGGACCAGGACGACCGCGCGTTCACGCTGGTCGTGGTCGACAACATGAGCACCGACGGCACCGCCGAGGTCGTCCGCGCCTACGCCGCGGGCTCCTCCCTGACGATCGAGATCGTCACCGAGCGGCGCAAGGGCACGGGGGCGGCGTCCGACACCGGCATGCGGCACGCCATCGCGCGCGGCGCCACCCACCTGCTGCGCACCGACGCCGACTGCCTGCCGCGGCGCGACTGGGTGCGTGCCATGAAGCGCGGGTTCGCCGACGGCCTGGAGATGGTGGGCGGCCTGCTGCGGCCCCGCACCGACGAGTTCCGGCTGAAGTTCTGGGAGCGGTGGCTGCTGCCGTCCGTGGTGGAGGCGGCGGCGCTGTTCGGCCGCCTGCGCCCGAGCAACCGCGGCGCCTACCTCGGGCCGTACGTCATGATGCCCGGCGCCACCGTGGGCATCACCGCGGCCCTGTACGAGCGGGCGGGCGGGTTCCCGCGCACCGCGATCGAAGAGGTCCACGAGGACCGCGCCCTGGTCAACCGCGTGCGCGCGATCACCCGCGCCTACGGCACCCGGCGGGACGTCGTGGTGTACGGCTCGGTGCGGCGACTGCGCGCGTACGGGCTGGCGGGGACGCTGGCCTGGTACGCCGACCACCACTACCGGCCCGAGGTGGTCGACGTCCGGTGA
- a CDS encoding NAD-dependent epimerase/dehydratase family protein: MKVVVTGASGFAGGVVVRAAVARGWRVHAFGRRAASGIGAGPFGDLVRAGTVPYRSWDVTADAPGDLPEVDAVIHCAGTVTDWGPAREFARVNVAGTARVRRAFPGVRFVHVSTASVYDPFRPTVMAREHDLPARRYANAYGASKARAERAAGADAIVLRPHAVYGPGDPTLLPRVLGAVRGRRLWAVGDGRQRVSLTSVANLAEACLLAASGPVERGVFNIADAEPVVLDDALRWILRERGIDAEPSYLPAGLVTPVAGVMEVAFRLLRRPSPPRLTRYAAGHLAVERTLDISAARELLGYRPSPTSFHGAAAW; encoded by the coding sequence ATGAAGGTGGTGGTGACGGGCGCGTCGGGGTTCGCCGGGGGCGTGGTGGTGCGCGCGGCCGTGGCACGGGGGTGGCGGGTGCACGCCTTCGGGCGGCGGGCGGCGTCCGGGATCGGCGCGGGACCGTTCGGCGACCTGGTGCGCGCGGGCACGGTGCCGTACCGCTCGTGGGACGTCACCGCCGACGCGCCCGGCGACCTGCCCGAGGTGGACGCGGTGATCCACTGCGCGGGCACGGTGACCGACTGGGGCCCGGCCAGGGAGTTCGCGCGGGTGAACGTGGCCGGCACCGCCCGGGTGCGCCGGGCGTTTCCCGGCGTGCGGTTCGTCCACGTCAGCACGGCCAGCGTGTACGACCCGTTCCGGCCGACCGTGATGGCCCGCGAGCACGATCTCCCCGCCCGGCGGTACGCCAACGCCTACGGCGCGTCCAAGGCCCGCGCCGAGCGCGCGGCGGGCGCGGACGCGATCGTCCTCAGGCCGCACGCGGTGTACGGGCCCGGCGATCCGACGCTGCTGCCCCGGGTGCTGGGCGCGGTGCGCGGGAGGCGTCTGTGGGCGGTGGGCGACGGGCGCCAGCGTGTCAGCCTGACCTCGGTGGCCAACCTCGCCGAGGCGTGCCTTCTCGCGGCGTCCGGGCCGGTGGAGCGAGGGGTCTTCAACATCGCGGACGCCGAGCCGGTGGTGCTCGACGACGCGCTGCGCTGGATCCTGCGCGAGCGCGGCATCGACGCCGAGCCGTCCTACCTGCCCGCCGGGCTGGTGACGCCGGTGGCCGGGGTCATGGAGGTCGCGTTCCGCCTCCTGCGCCGTCCCTCGCCGCCGCGTCTGACCCGCTACGCGGCCGGCCACCTGGCCGTGGAGCGCACGCTGGACATCTCCGCCGCGCGGGAGCTTCTCGGGTACCGCCCGTCGCCGACCTCGTTCCACGGGGCCGCGGCGTGGTGA
- a CDS encoding undecaprenyl-diphosphate phosphatase has protein sequence MCSLIGWFEALVLGVVQGLTEFLPISSSAHIRVVSAFFGWKDPGAAFTAVIQLGTEAAVLIYFRHRIWDIVSTWARSLGKPDLRAEPAARMGWYIIVGSIPLGVGGVIFKEQIETTVRDLRLVGTCLIVFGLLLAVADRMARNELTLDKNLNTPHALTYGLAQALALIPGVSRSGGTTGAGLLLGYRREEAAEYSFLLAIPAVLGSGVFELFKIGDGETTPNWGPTILATIVSFAIGYAVIAWLMRYISTHRFTPFIIYRVALGLVVIAAVSFDLIPAI, from the coding sequence GTGTGTTCGTTGATCGGCTGGTTCGAGGCGCTCGTGCTGGGGGTGGTGCAGGGGCTGACGGAATTCCTGCCGATCTCCTCCAGCGCGCACATCCGGGTGGTGTCGGCCTTCTTCGGCTGGAAGGATCCCGGGGCCGCGTTCACCGCGGTCATCCAGCTCGGCACCGAGGCCGCCGTGCTCATCTACTTCCGCCACCGCATCTGGGACATCGTCTCCACCTGGGCCCGCTCGCTGGGGAAGCCGGACCTGCGGGCGGAGCCCGCCGCCCGCATGGGGTGGTACATCATCGTGGGCAGCATCCCCCTCGGCGTCGGCGGCGTGATCTTCAAGGAGCAGATCGAGACCACCGTGCGCGACCTGCGCCTCGTCGGCACCTGCCTGATCGTCTTCGGCCTGCTGCTCGCGGTCGCGGACCGCATGGCGCGCAACGAGCTGACCCTGGACAAGAACCTCAACACCCCGCACGCGCTGACGTACGGCCTCGCGCAGGCGCTGGCGCTGATCCCGGGCGTGTCGCGCTCGGGCGGCACCACCGGCGCGGGCCTGCTGCTCGGCTACCGGCGCGAGGAGGCGGCCGAGTACTCGTTCCTGCTGGCGATCCCGGCGGTGCTGGGGTCCGGGGTGTTCGAGCTCTTCAAGATCGGCGACGGGGAGACGACGCCGAACTGGGGCCCGACGATCCTCGCCACGATCGTGTCGTTCGCGATCGGCTACGCCGTGATCGCCTGGCTGATGCGGTACATCAGCACGCACCGTTTCACGCCGTTCATCATCTACCGGGTCGCCCTCGGCCTCGTGGTCATCGCGGCCGTGAGCTTCGACCTCATCCCGGCGATCTAG
- a CDS encoding 3-oxoacyl-ACP synthase III family protein, translated as MKARIAGVAAYLPERSMTSDEVESRIEGYVPYRGVIERMTGIRRRHLAADDEQASDLAVAAVRRLPEPGEPDLLIFASASQDMVEPATAHMVAAKLGLSCPVFDVKNACNSLLNGIQVAEALIRTGAHRTVLVCSGELPSRAVRWRVESRAQFADAFAGYTLSDAGAAVLVTADPGRGIFYRAFAADSTAWSAGTLPGGGSAHPRDPEYTYFRGDGRRLKEAFELAGPDLFLTALKRTGLTWDDFSVVAVHQVAMPYLDVLAQALGIPGDRLVVTLPEHGNCASATLPLQLAAAGAGPGDRVALLGLGGGISLGVLFADL; from the coding sequence ATGAAGGCCCGTATCGCGGGCGTCGCGGCGTACCTGCCGGAACGCTCCATGACCAGCGACGAGGTCGAGTCGCGGATCGAGGGTTACGTCCCGTACCGCGGGGTCATCGAGCGCATGACCGGCATCAGGCGGCGGCACCTCGCCGCGGACGACGAGCAGGCGTCCGACCTCGCCGTCGCCGCCGTGCGCCGGCTCCCCGAGCCCGGGGAGCCCGACCTGCTCATCTTCGCGTCCGCGTCGCAGGACATGGTCGAACCGGCCACCGCGCACATGGTGGCGGCCAAGCTCGGCCTGTCCTGCCCCGTCTTCGACGTCAAGAACGCCTGCAACAGCCTGCTGAACGGCATCCAGGTGGCCGAGGCGCTGATCCGCACCGGCGCCCACCGCACGGTCCTGGTGTGCAGCGGCGAGCTGCCCTCCCGTGCCGTGCGGTGGCGGGTCGAGAGCCGGGCGCAGTTCGCCGACGCCTTCGCCGGGTACACGCTCTCGGACGCCGGCGCCGCGGTGCTGGTCACCGCCGACCCCGGCCGGGGCATCTTCTACCGCGCCTTCGCCGCGGACTCCACGGCCTGGTCGGCGGGCACGCTGCCCGGCGGCGGCTCGGCGCACCCGCGCGACCCCGAGTACACCTACTTCCGCGGCGACGGGCGCCGGCTGAAGGAGGCGTTCGAGCTGGCCGGGCCGGACCTCTTCCTGACGGCGCTCAAGCGCACCGGCCTGACCTGGGATGACTTCTCCGTCGTGGCCGTACACCAGGTGGCGATGCCCTACCTCGACGTGCTGGCCCAGGCCCTCGGCATCCCCGGCGACCGGCTGGTCGTGACGCTGCCCGAGCACGGCAACTGCGCGTCGGCCACGCTGCCGCTCCAGCTCGCGGCGGCGGGCGCCGGGCCGGGCGACCGGGTGGCGCTGCTCGGGCTCGGCGGCGGCATCAGCCTCGGCGTGCTGTTCGCGGACCTGTGA
- a CDS encoding class I adenylate-forming enzyme family protein, which translates to MWTGDVVGDVLDGPGRNGQAAIIDGRGRTLRYGELRRRVHAVAGAMAGLAPGEAVLFAVRPGPDAVVCALGAVAAGGMLVLADPGLAPAVAAARLKLAPPRWVVADSLVYTLGGPLRALAARRGLHLPHLRDPVPGRPVRHLYAGPWLPGVPRGATRLRSLGAADLSSGRLPHLAAQDPAGPGALGPGAPEAREPSHAAQPAVVAFTSGTTGRPRGVVHTRGSLAAGSALFRAAVPLADGDVVHTDQLMVGLPALAAGATWSLPGPGPWAAELAARGATHAFQVPVRLDRDLRDAPALPRRLRCLLLGTAPSPPAVLRRARDAAPHAEILSVYALTEALPVAVARAEDKLACPEGDLLGTPLPGVRTRIAGDGELLVSGPQLARGYLGEPPLREVATGDLVRLDAQGRLVLLGRKKDMLLRDGVNIYPGLYEPAIGALPGVAEAAIVGVPDPETGDEEVVLAVVPGPGFDAGALRRALPGVVDAGALPDRVAVLEDFPRGGRTGKLDRAALRAAVAGQETRVPPDAGGAG; encoded by the coding sequence GTGTGGACAGGCGACGTCGTGGGCGACGTCCTCGACGGGCCGGGGCGCAACGGCCAGGCCGCGATCATCGACGGGCGCGGGCGGACGCTGCGGTACGGGGAGCTGCGCCGCCGCGTCCACGCCGTCGCCGGGGCCATGGCCGGCCTGGCGCCCGGCGAGGCGGTGCTGTTCGCCGTGCGGCCGGGGCCGGACGCCGTCGTCTGCGCGCTGGGCGCGGTCGCGGCGGGCGGCATGCTCGTGCTGGCCGACCCCGGGCTCGCCCCCGCCGTGGCCGCCGCACGCCTGAAGCTCGCCCCGCCGCGCTGGGTGGTCGCCGACTCCCTGGTCTACACGCTCGGCGGCCCGCTGCGCGCCCTGGCCGCCCGTCGCGGCCTCCACCTCCCGCACCTGCGCGACCCCGTGCCGGGCCGCCCGGTGCGCCACTTGTACGCGGGCCCCTGGCTGCCGGGCGTGCCCCGCGGGGCGACCCGCCTGCGCTCCCTCGGCGCGGCGGACCTCTCGTCCGGCCGCCTGCCGCACCTCGCGGCACAGGATCCGGCCGGCCCGGGTGCCCTCGGACCGGGCGCGCCGGAGGCGCGCGAACCGTCCCACGCGGCGCAGCCGGCCGTCGTGGCCTTCACCTCGGGGACCACGGGGCGGCCGCGCGGGGTCGTGCACACGCGCGGATCGCTGGCCGCGGGGTCGGCCCTGTTCCGCGCCGCCGTCCCGCTGGCGGACGGCGACGTCGTCCACACCGACCAGCTCATGGTGGGCCTGCCCGCGCTGGCGGCCGGGGCCACGTGGTCGCTGCCGGGCCCCGGTCCCTGGGCGGCCGAGCTGGCCGCGCGCGGGGCGACGCACGCCTTCCAGGTGCCCGTACGGCTGGACCGCGACCTGCGCGACGCCCCCGCGCTGCCCCGGCGGCTGCGCTGCCTGCTGCTCGGCACGGCGCCCAGCCCGCCCGCCGTGCTGCGCCGCGCCCGGGACGCCGCGCCGCACGCCGAGATCCTGTCGGTGTACGCCCTGACCGAGGCGCTGCCGGTCGCGGTCGCGCGCGCCGAGGACAAGCTGGCCTGCCCGGAGGGCGATCTGCTCGGCACGCCGCTGCCCGGCGTACGGACACGGATCGCGGGCGACGGGGAGCTGTTGGTCTCGGGGCCGCAGCTCGCCCGCGGCTACCTCGGCGAGCCGCCGCTGCGCGAGGTCGCGACGGGCGACCTGGTCCGCCTCGACGCGCAGGGGCGGCTGGTGCTGCTCGGCCGCAAGAAGGACATGCTGCTCAGGGACGGCGTGAACATCTATCCGGGCCTGTACGAGCCCGCGATCGGCGCGCTGCCGGGGGTGGCGGAGGCGGCGATCGTCGGCGTGCCGGACCCGGAGACCGGGGACGAGGAGGTCGTCCTCGCCGTGGTCCCCGGGCCGGGCTTCGACGCGGGGGCGCTGCGCCGCGCGCTGCCGGGTGTCGTGGACGCGGGGGCGCTGCCGGACCGGGTGGCGGTGCTGGAGGACTTCCCGCGCGGCGGCCGCACCGGCAAGCTCGACCGCGCCGCCCTGCGGGCCGCCGTGGCGGGGCAGGAGACGCGGGTGCCGCCCGATGCCGGTGGCGCGGGATGA